Genomic segment of Capra hircus breed San Clemente chromosome 13, ASM170441v1, whole genome shotgun sequence:
ACTAAAAATCAAAGGGACAAGCCCATTACACTGATCTCATATTGGAGGTATTTTAGGAGGTCTCTTCTCTGCCTTCAGGAAAGTAGGAGGTACTGCCAGATCTCCAGCATCCTGGAAGAGGGAAAGAATTTCCTTGAGCTATCTTGTTTATATTTACTTAGGTGGTTTCAGTTGCTCTTCTATTTAACGCCAACATACCAGATCAGAAATGAGCAAAATTGTCTATGACTTGGAACTCAGAACAAAATTATTCTCTGTGATTCAAGGACATTTGATTCTTTAATTCCAAAAATACCTCAGTAAAGTGAAACCATCTTCCTAAGGGTGTCTGTCTTGAAACCTCTGGTATAAATGTAAATCTTGTGCCTTGTCTAAGCTCTGGGTGAATTTTTATCTCTCATCAGTATTTAGTCTACTATTTTTCAACActggcactattgacattttgaactgaataactttttttttttattgtttgggCTTTCTGGTTCATTGGAGAGTGTTTAACAGCATGTCTGGCCTCTGCCCACTTAGCGTGATGATGCAGTGTCTCCAGCCAGCAGTGCCAGCTGTGTTCTGGTGGGCAGATTCTCCTCAACTTGAGAACTGCTGCTCTAGACCAACCAGCTAAGAGCGAGGCCTGAGGTGAGAGATTTTCACAGGCCATAGGGACAAGTACAAGATCACCCAAGATCTTCTCAGGTCAGAAGAAGGTTGAAGGCCCAGGGGAGTTGGGAGAAAATCCCTGGACCAAGTCAGAGTTAGCCCAGATCTGCTCCTTTTGGTTAGATGATGATGTGCAAGACTAACAAAGTTGCTGGCAGGGTTAAGTCCACTTGGAGGAAGTCCTGCAATCAGAGGAAGCCTAAGGGAtggagtatgaaaaggcaaaaagataggacactgaaagatgaactccccaggttggtaggtgcccagtatactGCTGGAGActagtggaaaaataactccacaaagagtgaagagacagagccaaagcaaaaacagaacccagttgcggatgtgactggtgatggaagtaaagtccgatggtataaagagcaatattgcataggaacctggaatgttacatccatgaattaaggcaaattggaagtggtcaaacaggagatggcaagagtgaacatcaacattttaggaatcaacaaactaaaatggactggagtgggtgaatttaactcagatgaccattgtaatgccctgaccagtaatgctgaagaagctgaagttgaatggttctgtgaagacctacaagaccttctagaactaacacccccaaaagatgtccttttcattataggggactggaatggaaaaataggaagtcaagaaacacctggagtaacaagcaaatttggccttgtacagaatgaagcggggcaaaggctaatagaattttgccaagagaacgcactggttatagcaaacaccctcttccgacaacacaagagaagactctacacatggacatcaccatatggtcagtaccgaaatcagattaattatattctttgcagccaaagatggacaagctctatagagtcaggaaaaacaagaccaggagctgactgtgactcagatcatgaactccttacggccaaattcagacttcaattgaagaaagtacggaaaaccactggaccatccaggtatgacctaaatcaaatcccttatgattatacagtggaagtgagaaatagattagggattagatctgataaagtgcctgaagaactatggatggaggttcgtgacattgtacaggagacagggatcaagaccatccccaagaaaaagaaatgcaaaaaggcaaaatggttgaggaggcctcacaaatagctgtgaaaagaagagaagtgaaaggcagaggaaaaaaggaaagagatacccatttgaatgcagagtttcaaagaatagcaagaagagataagaaagccttcctcggtgatcattgcaaagaaatagaagaaaacaatagaatgggaaagactagagatcttttcaagaaaattagccataccaagggaacatttcatacaaagatgggcacagtaaaggacagaagtggtatggacctaacagaatcaagatattaagaagaggtggcaagactacacagaagaactgtacaaaaaaaatcttcatgacccagataatcacgatggtgtgatcactcacctagagccagaccatcctggaatgtgaagacaagtgggccttaggaagcattactataaacaaagctagtagaagtgatagaattccagttgagctatttccagtcCTAAAAGACAAttctgtgaaagtggtgcactcaatatgccagcaaatttggaaaacagcagtagccacaggactggaaaaggtcagttttcattccaatcccaaagaaaggcactgccaaagaatgctgaaactactacacagttgcactcatctcacacgctagcaaagcactcctcaaaattctccaagccaggcttcaacagtacatgaaccgtgaacttccagaagttcaagctggatttagaaaaagcagaggaaccagaaatcaaattgccaacatcttttggatcatcaaaaaagccagagagtacaaaaaaaatctacttttactttattgactacgcgaaagcctttgactgtgtggatcacagcaaactgggaaagtcttaaagagatgggaataccagacctcctgatctgccttttgagaaacctatatgcaggtcaggacgcaacagttagaactggacatgaaataacaaactggttccaaataggaaaaggagtacgtcaaggctgtatattgtcaccctgcttatttagcttatatgcagagtacatcatgagaaacggtgggctggaagaagcacaagctggaatcagtattgccgggacaaatatcaataacctcagatacgcagatgacaccacccttatggcagaaagtgaagaagaactaaagaacctcttgatgaaagtgaaaggagagcaaaaaagctagcttaaaactgaacattgaaaagttaagatcatggcatccgctcccatcacttcatggcaaatagatagggaaacagtggaaacagtgacagactttattttggggggcaccaaaatcactgcagatggtgactgcagccatgaaattaaaagacacttgctccttggaagaaaagttatgaccaacctagacagcatattaaaaagcagagacattactctgccaacaaaggtccatctagtcaaggctatggtttttccagtagtcatgtatggatgtgagagttggactgtaaagaaagctgagtgctgaagaattgatgcttttaaactgtgatgttggagaagactcttgagagtcccttggactgcaaggagatccaaccagtccatcctaaaggaaatcagtcctgaaaattcattggaaggactgatgctgaagctgaaactccaatattttgtccacctgatgcaaagaactgactcactggaaaagaccctgatgctgggaaagattgaaggggacgacagaagataagatggttggatggcatcactgactcaacagacatgagtttgagtaagttccagtagttggtgatggacagggaggcctggtgtgctgcggtccacggaGTTCAAAgaattggacccaactgagcaactgaactgactgactgaagggaTGGAGATGTTGTGAGAGGCTTGCCCTCCTCTTGTTTCCCCCATATAGTCATCTCTAGTTAACATCAAAGAGAGGAAAGAGCTGCTCTTGGTTTTAACAAATTCTTTGTTTTCAAaccttcattatttttaaaaattaatttctgttggagtatagttgctctgcagtgttgtgttagtttctactatacagcaaagtgaatcagccctatgtatacatacatcccctcttttttggatttccctcccattttaagtcacagagtactgagtagagttccctgagctgtacaTTAGCAAACCTGTATATTGTAAAATGTCACTTTTTCTAATTCTTGCCATAGAAGACAACCATAGAGAGGAATTGGTAGAACTGGTGTTTCAATATGATCAGAGAGGTAGTTTCAGCTTTCTGGACcccaggaaaaaaaagttttatgctGCGCGTGGCGTATTATTCATGCAAGTGGCCTGGTTGCACAGCTATGATGCCATCTTATTTCCTttcaaagcttttaaaatttaagttgatGCCACTATTCATTATTTCGTTTAAAAGTAATATTCCAGATTCAAAGAAAAGTCATTCTCAGTCTTCAGTACTTTAACTTGAGAAGTAACAAACTCCATGCACATCTTGACCTGTCGAGTGTTCCTGTAAGGCATAGACAGCTTTCCAGTgcacttttttctgtcttttaatggAGAGGATCAGTGGTGCAGATTTTTCCAAGTCCTGTTTCTCCCATATGAAAATCTATGGTTCTTCAAATAAACACAGTTGAATCTAACCTTGTCTCAGTTGCAAATCAGGGCCACAATTTATTTTCTGTTGGCACTCAGCATACTTGacagatttccttcaggatgtgTTTAAAATTAGCTCATATTTGTGTAATGAAATTTGAAATATTAATGACAAGTGTAgatgaaaaataactttttaaaaaataattaaaacagcgAATCCAGTATGCCAAAACAGATTCTGATATAATATCTAAAATGCGTGGCACTTTTGctgacaaagaaaagaaaaaagaaaagaagaaagccaaAACTGTGGAACAGACTGCAACAACTGTGAACAAAAAGCCTGGTCAGGTAAGATGGGCAAAAGTTCATATTTTGTTGTATATCAGACAGTTTTATTTGAATTTGCATCCATCCTCCTTCCTCCATCATTATCCAAAATATGTTAATATCTGTTGGCTTATTTTTCGAGTTCTGTGTATAAATAATACTAtagattttatctttatttagtaTTCCACTGAAATCAGTCTTCTTTGAACAGTTCATAAATtcaaaaatctaatttaaaaattccaGATAAAGGTGAAATTATCCAAAAACTAGTTACTTTGGGATTGAAAGTAATTAGAAATCAGTTTTAATAAGTACGATGCTTGAgttttttttctagttgttttaaaaaaagaaaagtgagaaaggCTGGTCCTTGGCTTTTCTCCTATATATTTCTCCATAATTTTGAAACTTAGAGGTTGACTTTTATGATACAGAcctttcaaaaattatttgacAGGTTACAAAGACATAAATGTTCGAGTCAGAATTTTAAGATGtaaattctcaaaataaaatggaatctAAAAGTCTGTGTTAATCTTATTTTTAGTGCAGTAATTTTAAACACTTGCTACTTTTTCAGAGGGATTGGAAGTTTTAACTGTTTCTCACTCTTTTTCCTTTAGGGAACACCAAATTCAGCTAATACCCAAGGAAATGCAACACCAAATCCTCAGGTAACATTTTTTCCCATGTGAtacttactttaaaataaaattacaaaacaatAGCAGTAATGTACAACAACCCTCATGTCTCCAAAAACTGAAAATGATTCCATCTGTAAGCCACAATAATGTGAAACCTCCTTCctcaaaacattttctttaagaagaagaaaacaaaacctgaCTTTATTCCTTGCTTCCCACAATGATCAATGACAGGATTAAGCAATATATTCTAAGTTCTATAAAGATAAGAAGCAGAATGGTTGTtttcttcacatgatgtggcccaGAGCTTTTCGGGCTTGTTGCTTGGAATCTCCATTCCCATTGGCTAAAGCACTAACCCATCTTTTCTCAAAGAGCGAAGTTGTTCTATGGTTACCTTTGTTCTTATTTCCtcaatacatatatgtgtaagtCTCCTGATACAGATCTTTACCCAGTGACTCCACggtatagaatccgcctgcagtgcaggagctgcaggagacatgtgttcttaccaggattgggaagatgccctggaggaggaaatggccaacggctccagttttcttgcctggagaattccatgggccgaGGACCCtggcggctatagtccatgtggttgcaaagagtcagacacaactgaagcaacttagcacaataTAGATTTATCAGGAAACTCTACTAAATCTTCCCAATAAAGGCCTCAGAAATCTTGAGTTATATACTAATGGTTTCCCACTTGGTCCCTTAGGTACTAGGGTCTGACAGGATCCTTACATCCAGGGAATTCCTTGCACCACTGAGGTTTTCCTCCTCTGATTTTAAGTTTCTTACATTTTCTACTACTTTGAGTACTTTCAGCAACTATAGTCCAACACATAATTTTCTAAGTCCTAAGTTCTTtacatttcatcttttttctccCATGAAATTTACTCTCGTTTACTtgggaaaaacattaaaaatcgcCAAATATAGGTTCTACATGgaaactttctctttttctttattaatttatttatttttggctacgttgggtcttcgttgctatgcacaaactttctctagttgtgtgagTGGGGGCTATACTCTagctgcggtgtgtgggcttctcattgcagtggcttctcttgttgcagagcaggggctctgtaGTTGTAGCACTAagtggaaatcttttttttttttttttaattttctcacaCACTGGGAGGTAGTATGCAGTAGGATTGAGTATCTGAGGGTTAAGCAGCTGAGGACGGGTGACACCAATGCCATCTCTGGTTTTGTTAAGACCAGTTATATAATCCAGATGACAAAGCCTTCTATTCCAGCTGCCTCCAGATGCTTAaaacttaaatattattttaaatactgttaattaaatacttaatatttaaatacttaaaaactgTTGATAAGATTTATAATCTTCCAAATATTTCCTCAGTGACTTGAATGTCAGTCTTAATTACTGTTAGGTTTTGTTTACTTCTCTGATGTCACTGTTTTTCACCTTTAGAGCTTGATGTGGTAAGATTTCATAAGCCTTAAACTGTGGAATGTAATTCTCTGAAAtttagatttaaatgtaagagcCAAAGTGACTTAGTATACTTTTTATACTTCTAAGTTAACttgaccttttctttttaataggttCCTGATTACCCTCCAAACTATATTTTATTCCTTAATAATCTACCAGAAGAGACTAATGAGATGATGCTCTCCATGCTGTTTAATCAGTAAGTGTTTTCATAAACAGTCTGTGTTCTGAGAGCTTCCTGACAGGACAGATAGCGCTTCCCTGGGTTGAATCCATTTGTATACCATACAATAATTCCTTACGGCTTCATTGATTTGCTCCAGAATTAATCTTGAATTGAAACCAGTATGCAGATTAAGCAAATAAGAAACTGAATTACCTCTAACGTTTGAATTATTAATTCTAATTGATAAGTAAAGTAGAAGACAAAGCTTTGATGAAGTGACAGAAATAGAATTGGCTTACATGATTCCTGCCGTTCTTTTCATGGTATTAATTATATTTCAGGCTCTTTCATCCCACTCAGGATTCTTGGTGAGATGTGATCATTTTCCTGGACATATATCATGATGTTGCTTAACAAATTTAAATACAGAATAGACATTTTGTATTTGATGTCAtttctatatttgtatatatataaattgtttaCATATATAAGCATTGTTTTCATTCGTTACAGGTTCCCTGGTTTCAAGGAAGTACGTTTGGTACCTGGGAGGCATGACATCGCTTTTGTTGAATTTGAAAATGATGGACAGGCTGGAGCTGCTAGGGATGCTCTGCAGGGATTTAAGATCACACCGTCCCATGCCATGAAGATCACCTATGCCAAAAAATAACATTTGGGATAGCTGTCTTTAAAGGACTGTGTTATTTATAGCTTTCGTTTTGATAACATTTGATCAGTTCATTTTAATAGCTGGGAAAGGGGAAGTGTATGTGAGCTTTTTGTAAAGGATTTAAAAGGTTACGTAGTCTCTGTTTAGCCTTAGTGAACTGTGAAGGCCTTACTTTtgtacaataaaatttttttttttgtattccttACCTAGTATTTCATCTATTGACCCACTGCCCTATCATCAAATGCTGGTGCTAGGCTAGGACACATCTTAAGGTACATAAACTGTAATGGGATGCTTTTCTAGTGTCATCTTGGAGCAGCTAATGGTAGAGACactttaataaaagtaaaagaattagATCAAGCACTTGATTAgattttctgtgttattttttatGCATATGAACTGCCATCCCGgggcttatttttgtgtgttattcattcatgtatttatttatttggctgcactgagtcttagttgcagcatgtgggatctttggttgtggcaggtaggatctagttccctgagaatGAATCAAACCCGGCCCTGCTGCttggggagcacagagtcttacccTTTTTTACTAATACTTGTACTAATACTAATACTTTTACTAATACATTACTAATAATAGTAATGATCATCCTGCATATTAGAAGAAAACAAGACCTGGGCAGGATCTGAATTTCATCTTCAGAGTCAAATAAATGAGCCAGTAGTAGGCATTTCACaaatcttttcattcatttttttacttGAATAAAGACCATTTAAGAGTAACTATATTAAATGTTTtctggaaaaacagagaaaaagggaATATTGTCTTCAGACTTCACGTCTTATACTCTACCCTCTTGAGATAGGGTGTTTCCTAAGGAATACCTGCTCAGTTAATACCTCTTGATTGAATGACCTCCAAAGGAAAGATGTTTAATCTTTTTGAAGACTAGCAGTCTAACCCAATGGTTGCCAATCCTAATCTTGCTGCCTCATTGTGCTTCTTAAACACCAATACTCAGGTATTTCCAAAGTTCATTTTCTGTAGTGTTTGATATCTACTTAAGGCTAACAGTTCAGTCCTCTGCTAGCAAAACCATGGGTGTCTTTAGAAGCAGACAATTTTTTATGTATAGCACATGGTAAAGTGACACTATTGATCACTTTTTGTGTTCCTGTTGTAATATTTTCTGAAGACTTTTCCTTATcacttagatttttttaatgtatttgtggAATATATTTATGTTAAGACCACTTTTCAGGCTTATGTAGATTTTTACCACATGTATATgtaaggaaaaagcaaaatagttTTTATTCCTTAAACTTCACCACTTGCAGAGTCTGACTCTTCTGAATAGCTTTTTAGTTGTCAAGTTCATGTACATCcataaaatatattaacagtGAGCTACTAGAAAAAAAGACTGCTCTTGTATGTGGACAGCAGTCCCAGTTGCTAGTACATTTTCTCACTGCTTGGTCTCAGTGACTGTACTTAGTCTCAGAATACAGACTGGCTCTGCTCTTGAGTGGCTGTTTAAGAGGAAGTTGGCCATATTGGTTGGtgttggagggagggagagggtggatggaAAAGGGGATTGTGTAGGCCATTTTAAGGGCATGCTTGCACTCCGAAATGGGGAAGTATTAGAGGATTTTGTAAACTGAGTTACTTACAGTGGTAGCGTTCACCCATTTTAGTATTTGGTGAGTTTTGGCAGTTGTATACAGTTGGGCGAAGGTCATAAGGTACAGAGCATTCCGTCACGCCTCAGAGAAAGGGCTCCCTTGTGTTCCTTTGCAGTCAGTGTCCCCATCCCAACCCTAGGCAGCCACCCATCTGCTTTCTATTGCTGCAACTGTGCCCTGTCTAGAatgctcttatttatttttggggcctcacctggcagcatgtgggatcctagttgcctaaccaaggattgaaccccaccccctgcagtggaagtgtgaagtcttaacccctgaaccaccagggaagttcgtAGAATGTGTTTGTTGCTattattgctgtttttatttttagctgtgccgGATCTTCGTTGCCGCACAGGCttcctctggttgtggcgagcgggggctcctcttcaCTGCGGTGCACCAGGCttccattgcagtggcttctcttgctatggggcacaggctctaggcacatgggcttagacACTCCTCTGCATGTGgagtcctcccagaccaggggccAAACCTGTGCCCCcgaattagcaggtggattcccatCTGCTGCATCTCCAAGGGAGTCCGCTAGAATGCTTTTGAGGTGTATCTCTATTGTGTGGATCAGCAGTTTGTTCTGCAAGTGGATGGACATTTTGAGTTCTTTCGGGTTTGGGAGCATTGTGAATAAAGTGACTCTGAACATTCGCATGGAAGTCTGTGTGGGACATAAGTTCTGTGAGAAGAGTTCAAGCAGAGAAGTGACGTCTGATTACTTTTGAAAcctgtttattttcaaaaaaaatccaatttatgTGAAAGTAGCTGAAAAAGTACACAGAACTCCCgtaaatgtttttgaactgtcaaGTAGGGGAAATTTCCCCACCACCCCTCCTGAATTCTTCTAGCTGGACTAATAATCAAATTGACACAAAACAGATTAACAGAAAATACAAATGTTAATTCGTGTGCACAGAGGTCCCATAGAAATGAGAACCTAAATAGTGGccaaacaaacttttttctttttcactttttcaatatGTTTTTTATA
This window contains:
- the SNRPB2 gene encoding U2 small nuclear ribonucleoprotein B'' — encoded protein: MDIRPNHTIYINNMNDKIKKEELKRSLYALFSQFGHVVDIVALKTMKMRGQAFVIFKELGSSTNALRQLQGFPFYGKPMRIQYAKTDSDIISKMRGTFADKEKKKEKKKAKTVEQTATTVNKKPGQGTPNSANTQGNATPNPQVPDYPPNYILFLNNLPEETNEMMLSMLFNQFPGFKEVRLVPGRHDIAFVEFENDGQAGAARDALQGFKITPSHAMKITYAKK